GCGGACATCGCTGAGCACGCGGTACTCGCGGCCGAGCACCGTGTAGACCGGCCGGTTGCCGTACCTGCTGAGGGGTTCGGCGCGGGGCACAGGCTCGGCGATGCGATCGAGGTCCGGTCGGCCGGTCGGCGCATGGTCGCGCTGGCCAGGCCGGTACAGGCCGCCAGCGGTGTAGTCGGCCTCGTCGTGCTCGTAGATCTGCGCGCAGGGGTCGGCGCCCTGCACCGCTGTCGCCACGCCCCCGGCACCTGGCTGGGGCGCGATCCCGGCGCTGCCCGGCCTGGGCTTGCCCTTGCCGGCACAGCCGGCCAGCAACGTGACGGCGAGCAGCAGGATCAGGCGCCCGGACCCGGCCATGGCGCCGTCCTCAGGGCGCCCCGGAGACGCCCGGCGCCGCCAGGGCCTGGGTCAGCTGATGCACGGCCATCGCGTAGAGCGGGCTGCGGTTGTAGCGGGTGATCACGTAGAAATTGTTGAACAGCACCCAGTGCTCCTCGCCCGATGCGCCATCGAGCCTGAGCAGGGTCGCGGCGAGCCCGTCGCCCCCCTCATGGTCGACCCGCCAGCCCAGCTCGCGCAGACCGCCCAGGGTGGTGTTAAGGCGCAGGCCGTCGCGCTCGAAGGGCCGGGTATCGGGGCCGGACCGGGCCGGCAGGGTGACCAGGCCGTCGCGCTCCCAGCCGTGCGCCACGAAGTAGTTGGCGACGCTTGCGACGATGTCGGGCAGGGAGTCGAACAGGTCGCGGCGGCCGTCGCCATCGCCGTCGACTGCATAGGCCCGGTAGCTGGAGGGGATGAACTGGCCCCAGCCCATGGCGCCCGCATAGGATCCTCGCAACTCCCGGATGTCCAGATGTTCCTCTTCGCGGACCAGGTGGAACAGGTGCTTCAGCTCGGACCGGAAGAAGTCGGCGCGGGGCGGGTAATGGAAGCCCAGCGTCACCAGGGCGTCGAGCACCCGGTGGCGGCCGGTGATGGCGCCGTAGCTGGTCTCGACGCCGATGATCGCGGTCACCACCTCCGCGGGCACGCCGGTCGCCGCCTCGGTGCGGGCCAGGAGATCGCGGTGCTCGCGCATGAACCGGCGACCGCCGTCGATCCGGGCCTGGGTCAGGAAGATCGGCCGGTAGTCGCGCCAGGGCTTGGCCTCGGCCGGTCGCGAAATGGCATCCAGGATCGATTGCTGCTTGCGGGCGCCGGCGAGCACCGCCTCGATCAGTGCAGGTGCCATGCCGGTTTCGGCGGCCACTTCGGCCACGAAGGCATCCTGGCCCGGGAGCGGTGCGGCGGCGAGCGTCGTCGATGCGGACAGAAAGACGGCCAACAGGGTTCGGGTCATGCGTGGCATGGTTTCTCTGCTTGGATTCGGCGATGGTAACCGACCGGGACAACGGACCGGGGTTCCGCGGACAGGCGCCTTGCCGCCTTTTCCCCCGCGCCTGCCAGCCAGGGCGCGGCCGGCGCAGCGCCAGGTCCGCGACCGCGCGTATGCGTGCTGGCGCTGAGCACCCCGAGGCCGCCCCCTGGCCGGGTCACAGGCCGCCGCCGGGCATCGACTGGCGGTGGTGGCGGTGCACCGACAGCACCAGCCCGAAACCCAGCAGCAGTGTGACCGCCGAGGTGCCGCCATAACTGACCAGCGGCATCGGCACCCCGACCACGGGCAGCAGGCCGGCGACCATGGCGCCGTTGATCAGCACATAGATGCCGAAGGTCAGCGCGATCGAACCGGCCAGCAGGCGGCCGTAGGTGTGCCGTGCGGCACCGGCGATCACCAGGGTGCGGCCGATGATGAACCCGTACAGCGCCAGCATTGCGACCACGCCGACGAAACCGAACTCCTCGGCGAACACGGCGAACACGAAATCGGTGGTGTGCTCGGGCAGGAAATCCAGCTGCGACTGCGTGCCCGACATCCAGCCCTTGCCATGCAGGCCGCCGGAACCCACCGCGATCTTCGACTGGATGATGTTCCAGCCCTGGCCCAGCGGGTCGGACTCCGGGTCCAGGAAAGTCCGCACCCGGTTGCGCTGGTAGTCGTGCATGAAGTACCAGAGCACCGGGGCGGCGGCCACGGCGAGGGCCCCGGCGGCGATGATCCAGCGCCAGGAAAGCCCGGCCAGGAACACCACGAACGCGCCGCTGGCGGCGACCAGCACGGCGGTGCCCAGGTCCGGCTGCTGGCCGATCAGCAGGGTCGGGACGGCGATCAGGACCGCCAGCATGATCAGCACCGGCCAGCGGGGCGGCAGCGGCTGGCCATGCAGCACCCAGGCCAGCATCATCGGCAGCGCCAGCTTGGCCACCTCCGAGGGCTGGAATCGGACCACCCCCAGATCCAGCCAGCGATGCGCGCCGCGCCCTTCGCCCAGCAGCGCGACCAGCACCAGCAGGACCACTGCGCCGCCATACAGCCACGGCGTCCAGCTCAGCAGCAGGCCGGGCGGCAGGCGCGCGGCCACCAGCATCAGCGCCACGCCCAGGCCGAAACGCGCCGCCTGGCGCAGCACCAGATCGGCGTTGCCGCCGCTTGCGCCGTACAGGATGGCCAGGCCGATCGCCGCCAACGCCAGCAGGCCGGCCAACAGCCACGGATCGAGCCCACCCGCGAGCGCCGCCGGGGCGCGCGACGACGACCGGCTCACGGCGGACCCGCCTGACCGATCGCCCACCAGGCGTCGAGCATGCGCCGGGCGACCGGTGCCGCCGCGCGCGAGCCGCTGCCGCCACCCTCGACCACCACCACCAGCACGATGGCCGGGTCGTCGGCCGGGGCGAAGGCCACGAACAAGGCCTGGTTGCGCAGGTGCCGGGCCAGGCTGCCGGGATCCCGGCCTTCCCGCCGCGAGACGCGCTGCGCGGTGCCGGTCTTGCCGGCGATCCGGTAGGGAATGTCGTGGCCGATCGCCCGCGCCGTTCCGGTGGCGCCGTGGACGACGTCCACCATGCCCTGGACGGCCACCTCCCAGTGTCGCGGATCGGCGAGCCGGAGCTCGGCCGCGGGTGGTTGCACGACCGGGATGGGGTCGCCGTCGATGCCGTCCTGGGTGGCGCGCAGCAGGTGCAGCGGTGCATGCAAACCGCGCCGCGCCAGGATCGACATCGACTGGGCCAGCTGCGGCATGGTGGTGACCCAGTAGCCCTGGCCGATCCCGGCGATCACGGTCTCGCCCAGGTACCAGGGCTGCCGCAGGGTCCCCTGCTTCCACTCCCTGGACGGCAGCACGCCACGGGCTTCGCCGATCACGTCCAGGCCGGTGCGCTCGCCGAATCCGAAGCGACCCATGAAGGCGGCCATGCGGTCGATGCCCATGTCGACGGCCAGCCGGTAGAAGTAGGTGTTGACCGACTGCGAGATGGCCTCCCGGGCGTCGACGTACCCATGCCCACCTGCTCGCCAGTCCCGGTACACCTGGCTGTGCCCGGGCAACTGGTACTGGCCGGTCGAAAAGACGCGGTCGGCGGCGCGGACCACGCCGAGGTCGAGACCGGCCACGACCAGCAACGGCTTGAGCGTGGATCCGGGCTCGTAACCGCCCTGCACGACGCGGTTGAACAGCGGCCGGTCGGGCGAATCGACAAGCTCCGCATAGGCCCGGCGGCTGATGCCGCCGACGAAGGGATTGGGGTCGAAGCCGGGCAGGCTGACCATGCCCAGGACCTCCCCGGTGCGCGGGTCGACCGCCATGGCGGCGCCGCTCTCCCCCTCGAAGGCCTCGACCATGGCCGACTGCAGGCGGTGGTCGAGGCTCAGGAAGAGGTGGCGGCCTGCCTGCGGCGGCGTCCGGCTGACCACGCGCAGGGGACGGCCGGCGGCGTGGGTCTCCACGTGTTCCAGACCGGCATGGCCGTGAAGGAGGTCCTCGTAGTGCCGTTCCAACCCGGTCTTTCCGGTGTGGCTGGACCCTGCGTAGCGCCGGGCATCCAGACGCGCCTGGTCGTCGCTGTCGATGCGTCCGACGTAGCCGATGATGTGCGAGTACATCGCGCCATGGACATAGTGCCGGCTGTGGTAGGGCACGACATCGACGCCGGGGAAGCGGTGCTGGTTGACCGCGAAGCGGGCCATCTCCTCCTCGCCCAGGTTGAACTTGAGGGGCACCGCCTGGAACCGTCGGGACGTCGCGAACTGGGTGCGGAAGCGCTGCAGGTCGTCGTCGTCGAGCGCCAGAAGGGCGGACAGGCCGCTCAGGGTCGCATCGAGATCGGTCACCCGCTCGGGAACCACCTCGATGCGGAACGCCGGCCGGTTGTCGGCCAGCAGCACGCCGTTCCGGTCGTACACCAGCCCGCGCGCCGGCGCGACCGGCCGCAGCTTGATCCGGTTGCTCTCCGAGCGGGTGACGTATTCCTCGTGACGACTGAGCTGCAGCCAGGCGTAGCGGGCGACCAGCGCCGCCAGGGCCAACAACAGCAGGACCGCCGCCTGCAGCAGTCGTGCGCGGAACTGGCTGCCTTCGCGCACGGCATCCTTGACCTGCACGCGGGCTCGCCGACGCCGGACCATCAGGCGCGACCACGCAGACGGCGGCGCAGGTCCTCGGCCAGCACCAGCAGCAGGGGCCACAGCAGCGTGCCGGTGAGTGCCGGCAGCCAGTACGCGGCCGTGACGCCGACATCGCTGGCGAAGCTGCGCAGCATTGCGATGACGATCCGGTCGTTGACCAGCAGGGCGGCCACGGCGGCGGTCTGCTGCCAGAGCGGGAAGAACCGCAGCCTGGCGCGGAACCGACGGACGATGAAGGCGATCACCACCAGGCGGAAGGCGTGTTCGCCGAACCAGGTGCCGACCAGCAGGTCGGCACCCAGCCCGACAAGGAAGGCCAGGCCCAGCACGCCGCGCATCGGCTGCTCCAGGGCCAGCCAGACGATCAGCAGTCCCAGCCAGAACGGCTTGGCATGGATGAGCGGACCGGGCAGCGGCAGCAGGGTCAGGAGGTAGGCGGCCAGAACCGCGAGCAGCAGCCACGAGCCGGCACCGGGCATTCTCATGGCCGATCTCCCGGCGGCGCGCCGGTCGCCGGTCCGGAAGGCGGCTCCGGCTCTTCCAGCGGCCAGTTTTCGCCGTCCTCGGGCAGCGCCACTTCCTCGAGCAGCAGCAGTTCGCTGCTCAGGCGCAGCCGGGCGAACGGTTCGGCGACCGCGCGCGCGAAAATGCCGTTCTCGTCCACGCCGACCTCACGGACCACCGCCACCGGGAACCCGGCCGGGAAGCGGCCGCCCAGCCCGGACGTCAGCAGCTCGTCGCCGACCTGCAGATCGCTGTTCATGGGAAGCGTCGGCAGGACGATACGGTCGTCGCGCCCGGACCCGTAGGCCACGGCGCGCTGTCCGGTCCGGGCGTTGCGGACCGGAACGGCATGCTCCGGATCGGTGAGCAGCATGATGCTGGCGGTGCTGGCGGTGGTCGACACGACCTGGCCTACCAGCCCCCAGGAATCGATGACGGGCTGCCCGACGCGGACGCCCGATGCGCTGCCGCCGTCGAGCAGGACCCGCTGCCGGGACGGATCGAGGTCGACTTGGAACACTTCGACCATGCGACCGCTGAGGCGGTATCGCCGCCCTGTCTCGAGCAGTTCCCGAAGGCGCAGGTTCTGCTCGCTCTCTATTCGGGCGGCGTTGAGCCGGGCCCGCGCCAGCAGCAGTTCGCCGCGCAGCGCATCGTTCTCGCGCTTGAGCTCGACCCGCTCGCTGGCCGCCGCCCAAAGCCACCGGGAGGCCTCGACCGGCGCCTGGGCGACGCGGTACAGCGGCGTCGCCAGCCCGCCGAGCGATGCGCGGGCGCGATCCAGGTAGTGGCTGTGGTGGTCGGTGACCATCAGGGCCACCGCGGCGGTCAGGTAGGCGATCAGCCGGAGCGTGTCGGCCTGGCCGCTGGCGAACAGCGTGTTCTTGTCGCCTGCGACGGCCATGTCACGCTGCCCGGGGCGGTCACTCCGCCGCGAAGAAGTCGTTGCCGTAACCCTGGTCGATCAGCTCCAGGGCGCGGCCACCGCCGCGCGCAACGCAGGTGAGGGGGTCGTCGGCAACCTGCACGTGCAGGCCGGTCTCCTTGGAGATGAGGCGATCGAGGTCGCGCAGCAACGCGCCGCCGCCGGTGAGCACGATGCCCCGCTCCGCGACGTCGGAGCACAACTCCGGCGGCGTCTGTTCGAGCGCCGACTTCACGGCCATGACGATGCCCGAAAGCGGCTCGTGCAGGGCCTCGAGAATCTCGTTGCTGTTGATGGTGATCATGCGCGGCACGCCTTCGGCGAGGTTGCGTCCCGAGATCTCGATCTCGCGCACTTCCGACTGCGGATAGGCGCAGCCGATCTCGACCTTGATCCGCTCGGCGGTGGCTTCGCCGATCAGGGTGCCGTGGCTGCGCCTGACGTAGTTGATGATCGCGTCGTCGAAGCGGTCGCCACCGATACGCACGGACTGCGAGTAGACGATGCCGTTGAGGGAGATCACGGCGACCTCCGAGGTGCCGCCGCCGATGTCCAGAACCATCGAGCCGCGCGCCTCGGCCACCGGAATGCCGGCGCCGATCGCGGCGGCCATCGGCTCCTCGATCAGGAACACGTCGCGTGCGCCCGCCCCTTCCGCGGATTCCTTGATCGCCCGGCGCTCGACCTGGGTGGATCCGCAGGGCACGCAGACCAGCACGCGCGGGCTCGGCCGCAGGAAGCGCGAGCGGTGCACCTTGCGGATGAAGGTCTGCAGCATCTGCTCGGTCATCGTGAAGTCGGCGATGACGCCGTCCTTGAGCGGTCGGATGGTGACGATGTTGCCCGGCGTGCGCCCCAGCATCCGCTTGGCGTCGCTGCCGACCGCCGCCACGGAGCGCGGGCCGCCGGGTCCGCGATCCTGCCTGATCGCCACCACCGAAGGCTCATTGAGCACGATGCCCTGGCCGCGAACGTAGATCAGGGTGTTGGCCGTGCCGAGGTCGATCGACAGGTCGTTCGAGAAGAAACCGCGGAGGGTCTTGAACATGGGGGATGGCGGGGCGCGGGGACCGGCAAAGGGTGCGATAATGTAAAGGCCGCGTGCACGCGCGGCAAGCAAACCCGGGGTCTGCGCGGCACCGCCGGTT
This portion of the Lysobacterales bacterium genome encodes:
- the mltB gene encoding lytic murein transglycosylase B, producing MPRMTRTLLAVFLSASTTLAAAPLPGQDAFVAEVAAETGMAPALIEAVLAGARKQQSILDAISRPAEAKPWRDYRPIFLTQARIDGGRRFMREHRDLLARTEAATGVPAEVVTAIIGVETSYGAITGRHRVLDALVTLGFHYPPRADFFRSELKHLFHLVREEEHLDIRELRGSYAGAMGWGQFIPSSYRAYAVDGDGDGRRDLFDSLPDIVASVANYFVAHGWERDGLVTLPARSGPDTRPFERDGLRLNTTLGGLRELGWRVDHEGGDGLAATLLRLDGASGEEHWVLFNNFYVITRYNRSPLYAMAVHQLTQALAAPGVSGAP
- the rodA gene encoding rod shape-determining protein RodA, coding for MSRSSSRAPAALAGGLDPWLLAGLLALAAIGLAILYGASGGNADLVLRQAARFGLGVALMLVAARLPPGLLLSWTPWLYGGAVVLLVLVALLGEGRGAHRWLDLGVVRFQPSEVAKLALPMMLAWVLHGQPLPPRWPVLIMLAVLIAVPTLLIGQQPDLGTAVLVAASGAFVVFLAGLSWRWIIAAGALAVAAAPVLWYFMHDYQRNRVRTFLDPESDPLGQGWNIIQSKIAVGSGGLHGKGWMSGTQSQLDFLPEHTTDFVFAVFAEEFGFVGVVAMLALYGFIIGRTLVIAGAARHTYGRLLAGSIALTFGIYVLINGAMVAGLLPVVGVPMPLVSYGGTSAVTLLLGFGLVLSVHRHHRQSMPGGGL
- the mrdA gene encoding penicillin-binding protein 2 codes for the protein MQVKDAVREGSQFRARLLQAAVLLLLALAALVARYAWLQLSRHEEYVTRSESNRIKLRPVAPARGLVYDRNGVLLADNRPAFRIEVVPERVTDLDATLSGLSALLALDDDDLQRFRTQFATSRRFQAVPLKFNLGEEEMARFAVNQHRFPGVDVVPYHSRHYVHGAMYSHIIGYVGRIDSDDQARLDARRYAGSSHTGKTGLERHYEDLLHGHAGLEHVETHAAGRPLRVVSRTPPQAGRHLFLSLDHRLQSAMVEAFEGESGAAMAVDPRTGEVLGMVSLPGFDPNPFVGGISRRAYAELVDSPDRPLFNRVVQGGYEPGSTLKPLLVVAGLDLGVVRAADRVFSTGQYQLPGHSQVYRDWRAGGHGYVDAREAISQSVNTYFYRLAVDMGIDRMAAFMGRFGFGERTGLDVIGEARGVLPSREWKQGTLRQPWYLGETVIAGIGQGYWVTTMPQLAQSMSILARRGLHAPLHLLRATQDGIDGDPIPVVQPPAAELRLADPRHWEVAVQGMVDVVHGATGTARAIGHDIPYRIAGKTGTAQRVSRREGRDPGSLARHLRNQALFVAFAPADDPAIVLVVVVEGGGSGSRAAAPVARRMLDAWWAIGQAGPP
- the mreD gene encoding rod shape-determining protein MreD: MRMPGAGSWLLLAVLAAYLLTLLPLPGPLIHAKPFWLGLLIVWLALEQPMRGVLGLAFLVGLGADLLVGTWFGEHAFRLVVIAFIVRRFRARLRFFPLWQQTAAVAALLVNDRIVIAMLRSFASDVGVTAAYWLPALTGTLLWPLLLVLAEDLRRRLRGRA
- the mreC gene encoding rod shape-determining protein MreC, which codes for MAVAGDKNTLFASGQADTLRLIAYLTAAVALMVTDHHSHYLDRARASLGGLATPLYRVAQAPVEASRWLWAAASERVELKRENDALRGELLLARARLNAARIESEQNLRLRELLETGRRYRLSGRMVEVFQVDLDPSRQRVLLDGGSASGVRVGQPVIDSWGLVGQVVSTTASTASIMLLTDPEHAVPVRNARTGQRAVAYGSGRDDRIVLPTLPMNSDLQVGDELLTSGLGGRFPAGFPVAVVREVGVDENGIFARAVAEPFARLRLSSELLLLEEVALPEDGENWPLEEPEPPSGPATGAPPGDRP
- a CDS encoding rod shape-determining protein; the encoded protein is MFKTLRGFFSNDLSIDLGTANTLIYVRGQGIVLNEPSVVAIRQDRGPGGPRSVAAVGSDAKRMLGRTPGNIVTIRPLKDGVIADFTMTEQMLQTFIRKVHRSRFLRPSPRVLVCVPCGSTQVERRAIKESAEGAGARDVFLIEEPMAAAIGAGIPVAEARGSMVLDIGGGTSEVAVISLNGIVYSQSVRIGGDRFDDAIINYVRRSHGTLIGEATAERIKVEIGCAYPQSEVREIEISGRNLAEGVPRMITINSNEILEALHEPLSGIVMAVKSALEQTPPELCSDVAERGIVLTGGGALLRDLDRLISKETGLHVQVADDPLTCVARGGGRALELIDQGYGNDFFAAE